The following proteins are encoded in a genomic region of Amia ocellicauda isolate fAmiCal2 chromosome 6, fAmiCal2.hap1, whole genome shotgun sequence:
- the LOC136751300 gene encoding F-box only protein 36-like, which yields MASLLQDSLCEISLQAPPPSKDYYHLKVSKEEVVLRVWKVTNPCKNARALPGEDRKSHRELLVDNQMQGTIKRVFGPETLEYIVNLCQQHYDYLVRLPESLIICILSFLSWEDVKSISRTCTRLQQVCNSDGFWEQAERVRCGTGSAPLEGLSPAIQQKLLVFRRRRALLNKSRQQRRKSTTGYF from the exons ATGGCATCTTTACTGCAGGACAGTCTGTGTGAGATTAGCCTGCAGGCTCCTCCACCAAGCAAGGACTACTACCATCTGAAAGTCTCAAAGGAagag GTAGTGCTGAGAGTGTGGAAGGTGACCAACCCCTGCAAAAATGCACGAGCCCTCCCAGGAGAGGACAGGAAGTCACACCGGGAACTTCTGGTTGACAACCAAATGCAGG GTACAATAAAAAGAGTGTTTGGGCCAGAGACGCTGGAGTATATTGTGAATCTCTGTCAACAGCACTATGACTATCTTGTGCGGCTGCCTGAAAGTCTAATCATATGCATCCTATCATTTCTCAGTTGGGAGGATGTTAAGAGTATTTCTAGGACTTGCACAAGACTTCAACAG GTGTGCAACAGCGATGGGTTTTGGGAGCAAGCTGAGCGAGTTCGCTGTGGCACAGGCAGTGCGCCGCTGGAAGGATTGAGTCCGGCAATCCAACAGAAGCTGCTGGTTTTCCGCAGACGCCGTGCTCTCCTGAACAAATCCAGACAGCAGAGGAGAAAGAGCACCACGGGATACTTTTAA